In one Pseudomonas hydrolytica genomic region, the following are encoded:
- the rnc gene encoding ribonuclease III → MSPNLSRLERKLGYSFKDQDLMILALTHRSFAGRNNERLEFLGDAILNFVAGEALFERFPQAREGQLSRLRARLVKGETLAVLARGFELGEYLRLGSGELKSGGFRRESILADALEALIGAIYLDAGMDAARERVLDWLSGELDGLTLIDTNKDPKTRLQEFLQSRACELPRYEVVDIQGEPHCRTFMVECQVALLNEKTLGQGGSRRIAEQVAAAAALIALGVENGND, encoded by the coding sequence GTGAGTCCCAATCTGTCCCGCCTCGAGCGTAAGCTCGGCTATAGCTTCAAGGACCAGGATCTGATGATCCTGGCCCTGACCCATCGCAGTTTCGCCGGTCGCAATAACGAGCGTCTGGAATTTCTCGGTGATGCCATCCTCAACTTCGTTGCCGGCGAGGCGCTGTTCGAGCGCTTTCCGCAGGCCCGCGAAGGTCAGCTGTCGCGCCTGCGTGCCCGCCTGGTCAAGGGCGAGACCCTGGCCGTGCTGGCGCGCGGTTTCGAGCTGGGCGAATACCTGCGCCTGGGCTCCGGCGAGCTGAAGAGTGGCGGTTTTCGCCGCGAATCGATTCTCGCCGATGCGCTCGAGGCGCTGATCGGCGCCATCTATCTGGATGCCGGCATGGACGCAGCGCGAGAGCGCGTGCTGGACTGGCTCAGTGGCGAGCTCGATGGCCTGACACTGATCGACACCAACAAGGATCCGAAGACGCGCCTGCAGGAGTTCCTGCAGTCGCGCGCCTGCGAACTGCCCCGTTACGAGGTGGTGGACATTCAGGGCGAGCCGCACTGCCGTACCTTCATGGTCGAGTGCCAGGTGGCCCTGCTCAATGAAAAGACCCTGGGCCAGGGCGGCAGCCGGCGTATCGCCGAGCAGGTCGCCGCGGCTGCGGCGCTGATCGCCCTCGGGGTGGAGAACGGCAATGACTGA
- a CDS encoding RNA polymerase sigma factor produces the protein MSISPPVTELIERLYREESRRVLATLIRLLGDFDLAEEALHEAFRSAVEQWPQGGVPDNPRAWLVSAGRFKAIDNLRRQRRFQPLDEQAELPDEGDAEGGELLEDDRLRLLFTCCHPALASDAQVALTLREVCDLTTEEIARAFLSSPATLAQRIVRAKAKIRDARIPYEVPGRSELPERLEAVLRVVYLVFNEGYFASSGDSLTRSQLSDEAIRLGRLLLELLPEPEVQGLLALMLLHESRRAARSGVDGEVILLEAQDRSLWNRELIAEGEALVLQALHSRRFGPYSLQAAIAAVHAEAASLEETDWAQIVGLYDELLRLNPSPVIELNRAVALAMRDGEQAGLLEIDRLLAAGELQGYHLAHAARADLLRRLGRREQAIAAYRQALALAQQGPDRQFLQSRLEELGDP, from the coding sequence ATGTCGATATCGCCACCTGTCACCGAACTGATCGAGCGCCTTTACCGCGAGGAGTCGCGCCGCGTGCTCGCCACCCTGATCCGTCTGCTGGGCGATTTCGACCTGGCCGAGGAGGCGCTGCACGAGGCGTTTCGCAGTGCGGTCGAGCAATGGCCGCAAGGCGGTGTGCCGGACAACCCGCGCGCCTGGCTGGTCTCTGCCGGGCGCTTCAAGGCCATCGACAACCTGCGTCGGCAGCGCCGCTTCCAGCCGCTGGATGAACAGGCCGAGTTGCCCGACGAGGGTGACGCCGAAGGGGGCGAACTGCTCGAGGACGACCGCCTGCGCCTGCTCTTCACCTGCTGTCACCCGGCGCTGGCCAGTGATGCCCAGGTGGCTTTGACCCTGCGCGAGGTGTGCGACCTGACCACCGAGGAGATCGCCCGCGCTTTCCTCTCCAGCCCTGCGACCCTGGCCCAGCGCATCGTGCGGGCCAAGGCGAAGATTCGCGACGCGCGCATCCCTTACGAGGTACCGGGGCGTAGCGAGCTACCCGAGCGGCTGGAGGCGGTGCTGCGGGTGGTTTATCTGGTGTTCAACGAAGGCTACTTCGCCAGCTCGGGTGATTCGCTGACCCGCAGCCAGCTGTCCGACGAGGCCATACGCCTGGGCCGCTTGCTGCTGGAGTTGCTGCCCGAGCCGGAAGTGCAGGGGCTGCTGGCGTTGATGCTGCTGCACGAGTCGCGACGCGCTGCGCGCAGCGGCGTCGATGGTGAGGTGATTCTGCTGGAAGCCCAGGATCGCAGTTTGTGGAATCGCGAATTGATCGCCGAAGGCGAGGCGCTTGTGTTGCAGGCGCTGCACTCGCGGCGTTTCGGCCCCTACAGCCTGCAGGCGGCGATTGCCGCGGTGCATGCCGAGGCGGCCAGTCTGGAAGAAACCGATTGGGCGCAGATCGTCGGCCTGTATGACGAGTTGCTGCGCCTGAACCCCTCGCCGGTGATCGAGCTCAACCGCGCCGTGGCACTGGCCATGCGTGACGGTGAGCAGGCGGGGCTGTTGGAGATCGACCGTCTACTGGCCGCGGGCGAACTGCAGGGTTACCACCTGGCCCATGCGGCGCGGGCCGATCTGCTGCGCCGGTTGGGCCGCCGCGAGCAGGCGATCGCTGCCTACCGCCAGGCCCTGGCGCTGGCGCAACAGGGGCCGGATCGGCAGTTTCTGCAGAGCAGGCTGGAGGAGTTAGGTGACCCGTAG
- the cmoA gene encoding carboxy-S-adenosyl-L-methionine synthase CmoA, whose amino-acid sequence MSQEPDRLFAQPLAEVPDFVFNEDVVRVFPDMIKRSVPGYPTIVENIGVLAGQFAQPHTTLYDLGASLGAVTQALRRHVRIDGCKVIAVDNSPAMVARCSEYLHAQDAMFQELLPVEVIEADILALDLQPTSLVTLNFTLQFIPPERRLELLTRIRQALLPGGALILSEKLRFEDAAEHELLTELHVAFKRANGYSELEIAQKRSAIEKVMLPDSLEQHRERLLAAGFSKVVPWFQCLNFASLVALP is encoded by the coding sequence GTGAGCCAAGAACCCGATCGCCTATTTGCCCAGCCACTGGCCGAGGTGCCCGACTTCGTCTTCAACGAGGATGTGGTGCGGGTGTTTCCCGACATGATCAAGCGTTCGGTGCCCGGCTATCCGACCATTGTCGAGAACATCGGCGTGCTCGCCGGCCAGTTCGCCCAGCCGCACACCACCCTGTATGACCTCGGCGCCTCGCTCGGTGCGGTGACCCAGGCGCTGCGCCGCCATGTGCGCATCGATGGCTGCAAGGTCATCGCCGTGGACAACTCCCCGGCCATGGTCGCGCGTTGTAGCGAATACCTGCATGCCCAGGACGCCATGTTCCAGGAGCTGCTGCCGGTGGAGGTGATCGAGGCCGATATTCTCGCCCTCGACCTGCAGCCCACCTCATTGGTCACGCTCAACTTCACCCTGCAGTTCATCCCGCCGGAGCGGCGCCTGGAGCTGCTCACGCGCATTCGCCAGGCACTGTTGCCCGGTGGCGCGCTGATCCTTTCGGAGAAGCTGCGCTTCGAGGACGCCGCCGAGCATGAGCTGCTCACCGAGCTGCATGTCGCCTTCAAACGCGCCAATGGCTACAGCGAACTGGAAATCGCGCAGAAGCGCAGCGCCATCGAGAAGGTCATGCTGCCCGACAGCCTCGAGCAGCATCGCGAACGCCTGCTGGCTGCCGGCTTCAGCAAGGTAGTGCCCTGGTTCCAGTGCCTGAACTTCGCCTCGCTGGTGGCCCTGCCATGA
- the cmoB gene encoding tRNA 5-methoxyuridine(34)/uridine 5-oxyacetic acid(34) synthase CmoB, translating into MMRDLDLDALQAQLAGSPLQEWTADLPGQLDAKLAIGHGDLARWYGAVQALPDLAVSEVELVQRFAFGGACDEASRAQLKAALQGLIPWRKGPFELFGVHIDTEWRSDWKWQRVAPHLDLAGKRILDVGCGNGYYMWRMLGAGAGSVVGIDPNWLFLCQFLAMKRYLPEQPVWHLPLAFEELPAKLQGFDTVFSMGVLYHRRSPIDHLLDLKDALVKGGELILETLVVEGDAEQVLVPEDRYAQMRNVWFLPSVPALERWLRRAGFEDVRCVDVSTTSVDEQRATEWMRFQSLPEFLDPADHSRTVEGLPAPTRAVLIARKP; encoded by the coding sequence ATGATGCGCGATCTGGATCTCGACGCCCTGCAGGCACAACTGGCCGGCAGCCCGCTGCAGGAATGGACAGCCGACCTGCCGGGCCAACTCGATGCCAAGCTGGCCATCGGTCACGGCGACCTGGCGCGCTGGTATGGCGCGGTGCAGGCCCTGCCGGACCTGGCGGTGAGCGAGGTGGAACTGGTTCAACGCTTCGCCTTTGGCGGCGCCTGCGACGAGGCCAGCCGCGCGCAATTGAAGGCTGCTCTGCAGGGCTTGATTCCCTGGCGCAAGGGGCCGTTCGAACTGTTCGGCGTGCACATCGACACCGAATGGCGCTCGGACTGGAAATGGCAGCGCGTCGCCCCGCACCTGGACCTGGCCGGCAAGCGCATCCTCGATGTCGGTTGCGGCAACGGTTACTACATGTGGCGCATGCTCGGTGCGGGTGCGGGCAGCGTGGTCGGCATCGACCCCAACTGGCTGTTCCTCTGCCAGTTCCTGGCGATGAAGCGCTACCTGCCGGAGCAACCGGTGTGGCACCTGCCGCTGGCCTTCGAGGAACTGCCGGCCAAGCTGCAGGGCTTCGACACGGTGTTCTCCATGGGCGTGCTCTACCACCGTCGCTCGCCCATCGACCACTTGCTCGATCTGAAGGACGCGCTGGTCAAGGGCGGTGAACTGATACTCGAAACCCTGGTGGTCGAAGGCGATGCCGAACAGGTGCTGGTGCCTGAAGACCGCTACGCGCAGATGCGCAACGTCTGGTTCCTGCCCTCGGTGCCGGCGCTGGAACGCTGGCTGCGCCGCGCCGGTTTCGAGGACGTGCGTTGCGTGGATGTCAGCACCACCTCGGTGGACGAACAACGCGCCACCGAGTGGATGCGCTTCCAGTCGCTGCCGGAGTTTCTCGACCCGGCCGATCACAGCCGCACCGTCGAAGGCCTGCCGGCACCGACCCGCGCCGTGCTGATTGCACGCAAGCCGTAG
- a CDS encoding lysoplasmalogenase, which yields MRWLLLGLAGAAVFLYGRITGDAQLSLLTKGIPVIALLLWLRQAPAGTYRRWIAVGLVFSLAGDILLDWPGDLFVFGLGAFLLGHLAYLRAYVSDSRQPALPALLLALIAGGAMFAVLASSGLGELLIPVACYATAISLMLWRALARIGHPGLQPRSTWLAAGGAALFVLSDSLIGIDRFVASFDAAPYAIILTYWLGQWGITASAFQRTKA from the coding sequence ATGCGTTGGTTGCTGCTCGGCCTGGCGGGGGCTGCGGTATTTCTCTACGGTCGGATTACCGGCGATGCCCAGCTCAGCCTGTTGACCAAGGGCATCCCGGTGATCGCCCTGCTGCTCTGGCTGCGCCAGGCGCCGGCCGGCACCTACCGCCGCTGGATCGCCGTTGGTCTTGTATTCTCCCTGGCCGGCGACATCCTGCTGGACTGGCCCGGCGATCTGTTCGTGTTCGGCCTCGGCGCCTTTCTGCTCGGCCATCTGGCCTACCTGCGCGCCTACGTCTCCGACAGCCGGCAACCGGCCCTGCCCGCTCTGCTGCTGGCGCTGATCGCCGGTGGCGCGATGTTCGCCGTGCTGGCCAGCAGCGGCCTGGGCGAGCTGCTGATCCCGGTGGCCTGCTATGCCACGGCGATCAGCCTGATGCTGTGGCGCGCGCTGGCCCGCATCGGCCACCCGGGTCTGCAGCCGCGCTCCACCTGGCTGGCCGCCGGCGGTGCGGCGCTCTTCGTGCTGTCCGACAGCCTGATCGGCATCGACCGCTTCGTCGCCAGCTTCGACGCCGCGCCTTACGCCATCATCCTCACCTACTGGCTCGGCCAGTGGGGCATCACCGCTTCGGCCTTCCAACGCACCAAGGCCTAG
- the rapA gene encoding RNA polymerase-associated protein RapA — protein sequence MAQYQPGQRWISDSEAELGLGTILAEDGRLLTVLYPATGETRQYATRNAPLTRVRFAPGDEITHFEGWKLTVQEVEDVDGLLVYHGLDAQHKPVTMPETQLSNFIQFRLASDRLFAGQIDPLAWFALRYHSLEHNSRLLQSSLWGLGGARAQPIAHQLHIAREVADRIAPRVLLADEVGLGKTIEAGLVIHRQLLSGRASRVLILVPENLQHQWLVEMRRRFNLDVALFDAERFMESDASNPFEDCQLALVALEWLKDDEKAQDALFAAGWDLLVVDEAHHLVWHPEQASPEYSLVEQLAEVIPGVLLLTATPEQLGQDSHFARLRLLDPNRFHDLQAFRAESSQYRPVAEAVQELLDQGKLSAQARDAIGGFLGDEGRELLDAVDSGDDDARARLVRELLDRHGTGRLLFRNTRAAVQGFPERELHPYPLPSPDEYLELPVGEHAELYPEVSYQAQEEIDDEQRWWRIDPRVEWLIDTLKMLKKFKVLVICAHAETALDLEDALRVRSGIPATVFHEGMSILERDRAAAYFADEEFGAQVLICSEIGSEGRNFQFAHHLVLFDLPAHPDLLEQRIGRLDRIGQKHRIQLHVPYLENSPQERLFQWYHQALNAFLATCPTGNALQHQFGPRLLPLLESGDDGQWQQLVDEATAERIRLEGELHSGRDRLLELNSGGAGEGEALVEAILEQDDQFTLPIYMEELFNAFGIDSEDHSDNALILRPSEKMLDASFPLGDDEAVTVTYDREQALAREDMQFVTWEHPMVQGGMDLVLSGSMGNTAVALIKNKALKPGTVLLELLYVSEVVGPRKLQLGRFLPPAALRCLLDANGNDLAPKVGFETLNDQLESVPRASANKFVQAQRDVLAKQINDAEAKVMPRHVERVAEAKRRLIAELDEELARLIALRAVNPSVRDSEIEALREQREQSLAMFDKAALRLEAIRVLVAG from the coding sequence ATGGCGCAGTATCAACCGGGGCAACGCTGGATCAGTGACAGCGAAGCGGAATTGGGTCTGGGAACCATCCTCGCCGAGGACGGCCGCCTGCTCACCGTGCTCTACCCGGCCACCGGCGAAACCCGCCAGTACGCCACGCGCAATGCCCCGCTGACCCGTGTGCGCTTCGCCCCGGGTGACGAAATCACCCACTTCGAGGGCTGGAAGCTCACCGTGCAGGAGGTCGAAGACGTCGACGGCCTGCTGGTCTACCACGGCCTCGATGCCCAGCATAAACCGGTGACCATGCCGGAAACCCAGCTGTCGAACTTCATCCAATTCCGCCTGGCCAGCGACCGCCTGTTCGCCGGCCAGATCGACCCGCTGGCCTGGTTCGCCCTGCGTTATCACAGCCTCGAGCATAACAGCCGCCTGCTGCAGTCGTCCCTCTGGGGCCTGGGTGGTGCGCGCGCCCAGCCGATCGCCCACCAGCTGCACATCGCCCGCGAAGTGGCCGACCGCATCGCACCGCGCGTGCTGCTGGCCGACGAAGTAGGTCTGGGCAAGACCATCGAAGCCGGCCTGGTGATCCATCGCCAGCTGCTCTCCGGCCGCGCCAGCCGCGTGCTGATCCTGGTGCCGGAAAACCTGCAGCACCAGTGGCTGGTGGAAATGCGCCGGCGTTTCAACCTCGACGTCGCCCTGTTCGACGCCGAGCGTTTCATGGAAAGCGACGCCAGCAACCCCTTTGAGGATTGCCAGCTGGCGCTGGTCGCCCTGGAGTGGCTGAAGGACGACGAAAAGGCGCAGGACGCGCTGTTCGCAGCCGGCTGGGACCTGCTGGTGGTCGACGAAGCCCACCACCTGGTCTGGCACCCGGAGCAGGCCAGCCCCGAATACTCGCTGGTCGAACAACTGGCCGAGGTCATCCCCGGCGTGCTGCTGCTCACCGCCACCCCGGAACAGCTCGGCCAGGACAGCCACTTCGCCCGTCTGCGCCTGCTCGATCCCAATCGCTTCCATGATCTGCAAGCCTTCCGCGCCGAAAGCAGCCAGTACCGCCCGGTGGCCGAAGCGGTGCAGGAACTGCTCGACCAGGGCAAGCTCAGCGCCCAGGCACGCGATGCCATTGGCGGCTTCCTTGGCGATGAAGGCCGTGAGCTGCTCGACGCCGTCGACAGCGGCGATGACGACGCCCGCGCCCGCCTGGTGCGCGAACTGCTGGATCGTCACGGCACCGGCCGCCTGCTGTTCCGCAACACCCGCGCCGCCGTGCAGGGCTTCCCCGAGCGCGAGCTGCACCCCTACCCGCTGCCGAGCCCGGACGAATACCTCGAGCTGCCGGTCGGCGAGCACGCCGAGCTGTACCCGGAAGTCAGCTACCAGGCACAGGAAGAGATCGACGACGAGCAACGCTGGTGGCGCATCGACCCGCGCGTCGAGTGGCTGATCGACACCCTGAAGATGCTCAAGAAATTCAAGGTGCTGGTGATCTGCGCCCATGCCGAGACCGCGCTGGATCTGGAAGACGCCCTGCGCGTGCGTTCCGGCATCCCCGCCACGGTGTTCCATGAAGGCATGAGCATCCTCGAGCGCGACCGCGCGGCGGCCTATTTCGCCGATGAGGAATTCGGCGCCCAGGTGCTGATCTGCTCGGAAATCGGCTCCGAAGGCCGCAACTTCCAGTTCGCCCATCACCTGGTGCTGTTCGACCTGCCGGCCCACCCGGACCTGCTCGAGCAGCGTATCGGCCGTCTCGACCGCATCGGCCAGAAGCACCGCATCCAGCTGCACGTGCCGTACTTGGAGAACAGCCCGCAAGAGCGCCTGTTCCAGTGGTACCACCAGGCGCTGAACGCCTTCCTCGCCACCTGCCCCACCGGCAACGCCCTGCAGCACCAGTTCGGCCCGCGCCTGCTGCCGCTGCTGGAAAGCGGCGACGACGGCCAGTGGCAGCAACTGGTGGACGAAGCCACCGCCGAGCGCATTCGCCTGGAAGGCGAACTGCACAGCGGCCGCGACCGCCTGCTGGAGCTGAATTCCGGCGGCGCCGGCGAAGGTGAAGCGCTGGTCGAGGCGATCCTCGAGCAGGACGACCAGTTCACCCTGCCGATCTACATGGAAGAGCTGTTCAACGCCTTCGGCATCGACAGCGAAGACCACTCCGACAACGCCCTGATCCTGCGCCCCAGCGAGAAGATGCTCGATGCCAGCTTCCCTCTGGGCGACGACGAAGCGGTGACCGTCACCTACGACCGCGAGCAGGCTCTGGCCCGCGAGGACATGCAGTTCGTCACCTGGGAACACCCCATGGTGCAGGGCGGCATGGACCTGGTGCTGTCCGGCTCGATGGGCAACACCGCGGTGGCGCTGATCAAGAACAAGGCGCTCAAACCCGGTACCGTGCTGCTGGAGCTGCTTTACGTCAGCGAAGTGGTCGGCCCGCGCAAGCTGCAGCTGGGACGCTTTCTGCCTCCAGCCGCGCTGCGCTGCCTGCTCGACGCCAATGGCAACGACCTGGCGCCGAAGGTCGGTTTCGAGACCCTCAACGACCAGCTCGAAAGCGTGCCACGGGCCAGCGCCAACAAGTTCGTCCAGGCCCAGCGCGATGTGCTGGCCAAGCAGATCAATGACGCCGAAGCCAAGGTCATGCCGCGCCATGTCGAGCGCGTGGCCGAGGCCAAGCGTCGCCTGATCGCCGAACTGGACGAAGAACTGGCCCGTCTGATCGCCCTGCGCGCGGTCAACCCGAGCGTACGCGACAGCGAGATCGAGGCCCTGCGCGAGCAGCGCGAACAAAGCCTGGCGATGTTCGACAAGGCCGCCCTGCGCCTGGAAGCGATTCGCGTATTGGTCGCGGGCTAA
- the recO gene encoding DNA repair protein RecO has protein sequence MTSAAYVLHSRPYKESSALVDFFTAQGRVRAVLRAARGKVGSIARPFAPLELELRGRGELKTVGRLESAGIPLLLSGEALFSGLYLNELLIRLLPAEDPHPVMLEHYGLTLQALAAGRALEPLLRAFEWRLLDELGYGFALDRDQHDQPIDPAALYRWQQDIGLVPVIQLQPGVFQGRELLAMAEADWQTPGALAAAKRLMRQALAPHLGGRPLVSRELFMTLKESKRD, from the coding sequence ATGACTTCTGCCGCCTACGTTCTGCACAGCCGCCCGTACAAGGAAAGCAGCGCCCTGGTGGATTTCTTCACCGCCCAGGGCCGCGTGCGTGCGGTACTGCGCGCCGCGCGCGGCAAGGTCGGCAGCATTGCCCGGCCATTCGCCCCACTGGAGCTGGAGCTGCGCGGGCGGGGCGAGCTGAAGACGGTGGGGCGTCTGGAAAGCGCCGGCATTCCGCTGTTGCTGAGCGGCGAGGCGCTGTTTTCCGGGCTCTATCTCAACGAACTGCTGATCCGCCTGCTGCCGGCCGAAGATCCGCACCCTGTGATGCTCGAACACTACGGTCTGACGCTGCAGGCTCTGGCTGCCGGTCGTGCGCTGGAACCGCTGCTGCGTGCATTCGAATGGCGCCTGCTGGACGAGCTGGGCTATGGTTTCGCCCTGGATCGCGATCAGCATGACCAGCCCATCGACCCTGCGGCGCTGTACCGCTGGCAGCAGGACATCGGCCTGGTGCCGGTGATACAACTGCAGCCTGGCGTGTTTCAGGGCCGCGAGCTGCTGGCCATGGCCGAAGCCGACTGGCAGACGCCGGGCGCGCTGGCTGCCGCCAAGCGCCTGATGCGCCAGGCGCTGGCACCCCATCTCGGCGGCAGGCCACTGGTCAGCCGCGAACTATTCATGACGCTCAAGGAGTCCAAGCGTGACTGA
- a CDS encoding LysR substrate-binding domain-containing protein, with the protein MNATTPTALPLLESDVLRTFVAIADSGSFTRTAAQVFRSTAAVSLQIKRLEETLGQRLFIREARQVRLTAEGEVLLGYARRLLKLNEEAVARFLTPTLTGRVRFGTPNDIGDRVLPGVLTLFARSHPAVEVEVNVGRSVDLVAKLDAGELDLTLINAGNDGLDDARGEVIYSEELVWAGRDGGLAIQRSPLPLALANPGCAWRRTALDALDRQGVAYRIAYSCEQCAGQEAAMTADLAIAPFPRSLVKPPLRRLGAEQGLPPLGEYHIKLIRGHQRNEAVEALATQMIQAFAQG; encoded by the coding sequence ATGAACGCCACCACTCCGACTGCTCTGCCGCTTCTGGAAAGCGATGTGCTGCGCACCTTCGTCGCCATCGCCGACAGCGGCAGCTTTACACGCACCGCCGCACAGGTATTTCGCAGCACGGCGGCGGTGAGCCTGCAGATCAAGCGCCTGGAGGAAACTCTCGGCCAGCGCCTGTTTATCCGTGAGGCACGACAGGTTCGCCTGACCGCTGAAGGCGAGGTGCTGCTGGGCTATGCCAGGCGCCTGCTCAAGCTCAACGAGGAGGCGGTGGCACGCTTTCTCACCCCGACGCTGACTGGCCGCGTGCGCTTCGGCACGCCGAACGATATCGGCGACCGCGTGCTACCGGGCGTGCTGACCCTGTTCGCCCGCAGCCATCCGGCGGTGGAGGTCGAGGTGAACGTGGGGCGCAGCGTGGATCTGGTGGCCAAGCTGGATGCCGGCGAGCTGGATCTGACCCTGATCAACGCCGGCAATGACGGCCTGGATGATGCCCGCGGCGAAGTGATCTATTCCGAGGAGCTGGTCTGGGCCGGGCGTGATGGAGGCCTGGCCATACAGCGCTCGCCCCTGCCGCTGGCACTGGCCAACCCCGGCTGCGCCTGGCGCAGGACTGCGCTCGATGCACTGGATCGCCAGGGGGTGGCCTACCGCATTGCCTACTCCTGCGAGCAGTGCGCTGGCCAGGAAGCGGCAATGACCGCCGACCTGGCCATCGCCCCCTTCCCGCGCAGCCTGGTCAAGCCGCCACTGCGCCGACTCGGCGCAGAACAGGGGCTGCCGCCGCTGGGCGAATATCACATCAAGCTGATACGCGGTCATCAGCGTAACGAGGCTGTCGAGGCCCTCGCTACGCAGATGATCCAAGCCTTTGCGCAAGGCTAG
- the pdxJ gene encoding pyridoxine 5'-phosphate synthase, translating to MTEANRILLGVNIDHVATLRQARGTRYPDPVKAALDAEEAGADGITVHLREDRRHIQDRDVRVLADVLQTRMNFEMGVTDFMLGFAEQIRPAHVCLVPETRQELTTEGGLDVAGQEARIAAAVERLTLAGCEVSLFIDAEERQIEAAMRVGAPAIELHTGRYADAHTAEEAAQELSRIRDGVICGLNHGLIVNAGHGLHYHNAEAVAAIPGINELNIGHAIVAHALFVGFKQAVAEMKALIVAAAYRG from the coding sequence GTGACTGAGGCCAATCGTATTCTGCTCGGCGTGAACATCGACCACGTCGCCACCCTGCGCCAGGCTCGTGGCACGCGCTACCCGGACCCGGTCAAGGCCGCGCTGGACGCCGAAGAAGCAGGTGCCGATGGCATCACCGTGCACCTGCGCGAAGATCGCCGACACATCCAGGATCGCGACGTGCGCGTGCTGGCCGATGTGTTGCAGACGCGGATGAACTTCGAGATGGGCGTTACCGACTTCATGCTCGGTTTCGCCGAGCAGATTCGCCCGGCCCATGTCTGCCTGGTACCGGAGACCCGTCAGGAGCTGACTACCGAAGGTGGCCTGGACGTCGCCGGTCAGGAAGCCCGCATTGCCGCGGCGGTGGAGCGTCTGACGCTGGCCGGTTGCGAGGTGTCGCTGTTCATCGACGCCGAGGAGCGGCAGATCGAGGCCGCCATGCGCGTCGGCGCGCCGGCCATCGAGCTGCACACCGGCCGTTATGCCGATGCCCATACGGCGGAAGAGGCCGCGCAGGAACTGTCGCGTATTCGCGATGGCGTCATCTGCGGCCTGAACCACGGGCTGATCGTCAATGCCGGCCACGGCCTGCATTACCACAACGCCGAAGCCGTGGCGGCGATTCCCGGCATCAACGAGCTGAACATCGGCCATGCCATCGTCGCCCATGCGCTGTTCGTCGGCTTCAAGCAGGCAGTGGCCGAGATGAAGGCGTTGATCGTCGCGGCAGCCTACCGCGGCTAA
- the era gene encoding GTPase Era, translating to MTDAPVSRCGYVAIVGRPNVGKSTLLNHILGQKLAITSRKPQTTRHNMLGIKTEGEIQAVYVDTPGLHKHNDKALNRYMNRSASSALKDVDVVVFVVDRTRWTDEDQLVLEKVQHVKCPILLAVNKADRLEDKSELLPHLNWLAEQLPQAEIVPISALQGQNLDTLEKLVGERLPESEHFYPEDQITDRSSRFLAAELIREKIMRQLGAELPYQITVEIEEFKQDGPILHIHGLILVERDGQKKIIIGDKGERIKRIGQDARKDMETMFDSKVMLNLWVKVKGGWSDDERALRSLGYLD from the coding sequence ATGACTGATGCACCTGTGAGCCGCTGCGGCTATGTCGCCATCGTCGGCCGCCCCAACGTGGGCAAATCGACGCTGCTCAACCATATTCTCGGGCAGAAGCTGGCGATCACCTCGCGCAAGCCGCAGACCACCCGGCACAACATGCTCGGCATCAAGACCGAGGGCGAGATCCAGGCCGTCTACGTCGACACCCCCGGTCTGCACAAGCACAACGACAAGGCGCTCAACCGCTACATGAACCGCAGCGCCTCCAGCGCACTGAAGGACGTCGACGTGGTGGTGTTCGTGGTCGACCGCACACGTTGGACCGACGAGGATCAGCTGGTGCTGGAGAAGGTGCAGCACGTCAAATGCCCGATCCTGCTGGCGGTGAACAAGGCCGACCGCCTGGAAGACAAGAGCGAATTGCTGCCGCACCTGAACTGGCTGGCCGAGCAACTGCCGCAGGCCGAAATCGTGCCGATCTCCGCGTTGCAGGGGCAGAACCTCGATACGCTGGAGAAACTGGTGGGCGAGCGCCTACCGGAATCCGAGCATTTCTATCCCGAAGACCAGATCACCGACCGCTCCAGCCGTTTCCTGGCTGCCGAGCTGATCCGCGAGAAGATCATGCGCCAGCTCGGCGCCGAGCTGCCCTACCAGATCACCGTGGAGATCGAGGAGTTCAAGCAGGACGGCCCGATCCTGCATATCCACGGTCTGATCCTGGTGGAGCGTGACGGGCAGAAGAAGATCATCATCGGCGACAAGGGCGAGCGTATCAAACGCATCGGCCAGGACGCGCGCAAGGACATGGAGACCATGTTCGACTCCAAGGTGATGCTCAACCTCTGGGTCAAGGTCAAGGGCGGCTGGTCCGACGACGAACGCGCCCTGCGTTCGCTGGGTTACCTGGATTGA